caaagaactttaacaAAGCTAATTTCTTTGTTCCTTAGCACATTAACTTTGCGGTCAATAATTTGAACCGGCACTTCTTCATAGCTCAGATTAGGACAAAGATCCAATGCTTCGTGTCGAAGAACATGGGATGGATTGGACAAGTACTTCCTTAACATTGAAACATGGTAGACACTGTGAACTCGATCCAAATCCGGAGGCAAAGCCAATCGATACGCTATTTCACCAATTTTatccagaatctcaaaaggtcCAATATAGCGAGGACTCAACttacctttctttccaaatctcacaACTCCTTTGAGAGAAGCTATCTTAACAAACACATTTTCACCTACATTAAATTCCAAAGGCCTTCTTCGAACATTTGCATAACTTGTCTGTCGAGATTgagccgtcttcattctctgtCTGATCAGTGCGACCACATCAACCATTTGTTGAACCAACTcgggtcccaacatcttcctttcTCCTACTTCGTCCCAATATAAAGGTGATCTACACTTCCTACCCTATAACGCTTCAtatggtgccatgccaatcgaggactggtaactgttattataTGTGAACTCGACAAGAGGTAACTtcgaatcccaactaccaggaaagtcaatagtacaggtcctcaacatatcctccaaaatctgtataactctctctgatttcccctcactctgaggatgataggctgtgctAAAGGCCAACTTTGTACCCAAATCTCTatgaagactcttccaaaacccAGATGTAAACCTTgcatcacgatctgaaacaatcgacacGGGTATCCCATGAAGTCTTACAATCTCTTGAACATACGTCTCTGCATATTGAATCATGTCGTCTTGACAGGGAGAAAATGtgatgacttggtcaatcgatccacgatcacccaaatagaattatagCCCTTCTGAGTTCTTGGCAtcccaacaacaaaatccatagtgatgTGTTCCCACTTCCATTGCGGTATAGGTAAAGATTGCAATAAACCCGCCGGTCgttggtgctcaatctttacctgctgacaagtcaagCATTAAGAAATAAGTGATGctatatctttcttcatacctggcaaCCAATACAATCGACGAAGAtcttgatacatcttggtgccacCAGGATGTACCGAATAAGATGCAGTATGAGCTTCCTTCAAAACATCACGACGAATAGCAtcaccaacaggaacacaaatacggccttgAAATGTAATCAGGCCATCACTGTTCAATCCAAACTTAGAATTCCCCTTCTTCTCTGCCTTTGCTCTCAATTCCAACAAAAGAGTATCCAACTGTTGCTCATGCTTAATTCTGTCAATCAAAGTCGGTCGAATAACTAAGGTTGAAAGTCGAGCGATCGTACCTTCCTCAACCAATGCGATCTCACTTCTCTACAAATCCAACAACAGAGGTTTTTGAATCATAGAATCCAATTGAAGACCTCACTTTCGGCTCAATGCATCAGCAACCACATTCGCTTTTCCTGGGTGAAAACTGATagtgcaatcataatccttcacaagttctaaccaccttctctgacgcatgttcagttCTTTCTGAGTAAAGAGATACTTAAGACTTTTATGATCTGAGAAAATCTCACATTTTTCAcgccatataaataatgtcgCCAGATCTTCAAAACAAATACCACGGCCGCCAACTTGAGATCATGAGTCGGATTGTTCTTTTCATACTCCTTCAATTGACGAGAATCATAAGCAATAACTttgcctcgctgcatcaacacagcACCAAGACCTTTCTTGGAAGCATCTGTATACACCACAAAGTCTTCAACTCCCTGAGGAAGTGCTAACACTGGAGCTGAAGTCAATTGTCCTTCAATACTTGAAATGCTTGTTGACATTCATTAGTCCATTCAAACTTAACTGTCTTTCTCGTCAGAGTAGTAAGTGGCAAGTCTATTTTAGAGAAATCagcaataaaacgacgatagtacCCTGCCAACCCAAGGATACTTCGTACCTCAGCAACTGTCAAAGGAATAGACCACTTCTTAACTGCTTCAATCTTAGCCGGATCCACAgcaattccttccttggaaacgATATGACCTTAAAATGCAACTTGAtccagccaaaattcacacttcttgaatttagcatataaattgtTGTCCCTCAACTGCTGTAACACGATCCTCAAATGCTACCTATAATCTCCCAAAGGAAACACATTAGAAAAGTGGACAATTTCACCAATAGGAGCAAGAACTAGAGAATGAATAAATTGCTCagatataaaagaatgtgtgGCGCCAGTATCAATAAGAGTAGTAGCTACCTTGCCTGAAATAAGAATGGTACCTGAAATTATTGACGAATCAGGACTAATTCCTTCCTTGGTCAAAGAGAAAATGCGCCCCTGAAGTCGGCCCTTGCCCAATGATTGAGTGCACAATTGATCGCAATGTGCCCAACACCTCCACATCTATAACATTTATTGCTTCCAACTAGGCACTCTCCTTTATGTTGTTTATGCATTTAGGACATAAAGGCTTATTTGATTCAGATGGCCCCGCAGGAGCTTTACCGCGATATTCTTCCTTTCCTTTCCTCTTGTATCCTCCTTTTCCTCCTTGAACCGAAGCTTGACCCTTTTGGACAAATTGTTGCCTCCTGAATTGTCTTTCTTTATCAATCTCTTTCTCAGCATATTCGGCCATCAATGCTTTCTCAACAATCTCCTTGTAAGAATTAGCCTTTGACATTGGAACATCTCTTCGAATCTTTGCCCTCAAACCCCGCATAAAATGCTCGGATCTATCTTTGTCGTTGCTGCAATGAAAGGAACAAAAAGACAACCTTCTTCAAACTTCAAAATGTAATCATTCATGCTCATTGTCCCTTGCTTTAGCTCCAACAATTCTTTCACCTTGCAAGCTTTAACATTGctaggaaagtacttgtcatagaacaaatctTTAAACGCATTCCATTTCAATGTTTGAACATTAATCGTTACCTTGGTTGCTTCCCACCAAATTCTTGCAGTCTTGGTTAAGAGGAAAACAACACAACTCACTCGATCTTTATCATCAAAGTTAAGGTAATCAAAGATCGCCTCGACCGCCTTCACCAACTCCATTGCAATTAAAGGGTCCGGACTCCCTACAAATTCGGGTGGATTCATCTTCTTGAATTTATCATAAGCTCCCTCAACAACTCGTTCTTGAACTCGTTGATCACGACCTTGGCCTCTACCTTGAACCGGTGATTGCAATCGGAGAAGTTGCTGGATTTGTTCCCTGCACTTTAGCTTGCTCATGAATTAGCCTACTAAACTCATCAACTACATTAGATGAAGTACTGTCTCGGTCTTCTCCGGCTCTACTTCTAGGAGGTACTTCAGTAGCTTTTCTCTTGGGTGGCATTTTCCTATATTGCATCTCAATTTAAAATCAGTTTCAAAACATATTACATGTAAATTTTATCATCATACCAATACATCAATAACATGCAGTAAGATACATACCGAAGTGTCAAAAGCATATGAAGACATGTGCCAAATCATTGGTCCGAAAAATGTTGCGCTGATACCAATAAATGTAACACCCTTACCCCATGACATTAAACTATAAATGCAATAATGCAGAAGCCTTATAAAAGATTTggagaaaaataataattaaataaaattttggcaAAGTTTACCCATAAATATAGGTTTACCAAATATTTCCAAGCAAACAAAAAACTATTACCACAATCAATCTTTCCCAAAATACACATATTCTCAATACCTCCACTAAACACATAGATATCATATTCATAAATACCAAAAATTTGACAAAAGTTAAGACATAATTTTCTTGTTCAAAACATGAACCAAGGTACAATACTCGAAACAATTTTATAATTGCCACATTTCATCAAAACATCACTCTCCAAGCTTTGGCACATGCACCTTCCATGCCTCGACACTTCCATCGCTATTCCtttttatctgcatcacatgacataactggaatgagttTACAAAACTCAGTAAGCGGAACTTTCAataacaattacatatacaATAGTATAAAGAAAGGAATCATTACCATTGAACCATAGGAAATGTCATCGTTCAATGGAATATATAGATAACAATTATAAGATGACATTCTATCAACCATTTCTTTATGGCATTGATAAGTCATCCGTCGATGGTATACATGTACATTTCAGTCAAAATCAGTCACTGTACATGTTAAATGTTGATCAACTTCCGTTATGTGGATTTAGAAGTGCTAGAAGCACCACCACTACCATATAACTATCAAGCCATAAAAAAAACCATTGAATCATTTTATCAACCATGTGGTGTGCATGAAATTAGAACTAGCTCCTTTCTTAGCAATTGGCATCAAAATTCCTTTCCTTTTCTTTCAATCAATGAACCATTACATAGCAAGTATATAATCAATGTATTAAAGGAGCTAGGaacaataacaacatcattaatcATACATATGGGCCATGAGATGCATTCAAGGAAAAAgcccacttacaaccaatagaacttGTTATGATAGCTTCTTGGTAGTTTATCCTACAACATAAGATCAAGATTATACCATTAACTTCACATTTTCAACCTATAAACTATCATTCAAGCCTAAACCACCATTCCTTTCACTTCAACCAAATACCCAAAAGATAATTCCCTTACCTTGGTTACTTGCTCTTGAGGATATGAAGATCACACCTCCAAATTGAAGATTCAAACCTTGGAAAGAAAGGAATTAAGAGAAGaaatgaagaaccctagctcCACAAGTCGATGGATGCAAGAGGAGTAAGCAAATGAATAACTTAATGGCTTGGAAACTCTTAAAAATATGCTTTTTACGCCAAATACACGGACCACGTGCCTCCCTCCGTGTAAAGGTCCATGTACACACGATAAATCACCCATTTTTCCTGGCAAGACCCGAACCCCGTGTAGGGGTTCGTGTACCCTCGGTCCAAGGGCCAAATGTGCactttttcttctgaattagccagagtggtaa
This genomic interval from Primulina eburnea isolate SZY01 chromosome 16, ASM2296580v1, whole genome shotgun sequence contains the following:
- the LOC140816054 gene encoding uncharacterized protein; translation: MSTSISSIEGQLTSAPVLALPQGVEDFVVYTDASKKGLGAVLMQRGKVIAYDSRQLKEYEKNNPTHDLKLAAVRSEIALVEEGTIARLSTLVIRPTLIDRIKHEQQLDTLLLELRAKAEKKGNSKFGLNSDGLITFQGRICVPVGDAIRRDVLKEAHTASYSVHPGGTKMYQDLRRLYWLPGENVFVKIASLKGVVRFGKKGKLSPRYIGPFEILDKIGEIAYRLALPPDLDRVHSVYHVSMLRKYLSNPSHVLRHEALDLCPNLSYEEVPVQIIDRKVNVLRNKEISFVKVLWRNHVIEEATWETEEEMRQRYPDLF